A single genomic interval of Leptospira montravelensis harbors:
- a CDS encoding LIC10729 family protein, translating into MLPLKLRILLLTAIFLSNFASMSASDSLIPKKDFGLEEGLLPEDIATFPELKTWAIYQSYELEPDAPHLGLQDYICRMVPETGLQFLLEKQVISKSTVYLYLDLTRYRPLKGSKFKPRKLNILVNGRPKISVYVDRNQNFTNPVEIPLEPSEYPDGKIYVDLVPSHNSLGRFWGIWDAYVLENRLDAKN; encoded by the coding sequence GTGCTTCCATTGAAACTACGAATCCTTCTCCTAACGGCAATCTTTTTATCTAACTTTGCTTCGATGTCGGCATCAGACTCCCTCATACCCAAAAAAGACTTCGGATTAGAAGAAGGTTTACTCCCTGAAGATATTGCCACCTTTCCTGAACTAAAAACTTGGGCCATCTACCAATCTTACGAGTTAGAACCAGATGCACCTCACTTAGGACTCCAGGATTATATTTGCCGAATGGTACCAGAAACTGGACTCCAATTCCTTTTGGAAAAACAGGTGATCTCTAAATCAACAGTTTACCTTTACTTAGACCTCACTCGTTACCGTCCCTTGAAAGGCTCCAAATTCAAACCTAGAAAACTAAATATTCTAGTGAACGGAAGGCCAAAAATTTCTGTCTATGTGGATCGAAACCAAAATTTCACAAATCCCGTGGAAATTCCTTTAGAACCTTCCGAATACCCAGATGGAAAGATATATGTGGATTTAGTGCCTAGCCATAACTCGCTTGGTCGATTTTGGGGGATTTGGGATGCGTATGTTTTGGAAAATCGTTTGGATGCGAAAAACTAA
- a CDS encoding STAS domain-containing protein yields MEINLKKNADAYVISISGSLDIYTSLDFKNFLETNVPSQPTENLHVIINLEKLNYIDSSGIGMLIKQLNYVQELKGKFSIANMKPAIEKVFKVAGLTSYFQTIGEDEYREKYAV; encoded by the coding sequence ATGGAAATCAATCTAAAAAAAAATGCCGACGCCTATGTGATCAGCATTTCAGGAAGTTTGGACATTTATACTTCCCTCGATTTTAAAAACTTCCTGGAAACCAATGTTCCCTCTCAACCGACAGAAAATCTTCATGTCATCATCAATTTAGAGAAACTCAATTATATTGATTCGTCTGGAATTGGAATGCTTATCAAACAGCTGAATTATGTCCAGGAACTCAAGGGAAAGTTCTCGATAGCCAATATGAAACCGGCCATTGAGAAGGTTTTTAAAGTGGCAGGTCTCACTAGTTACTTCCAAACCATTGGTGAAGACGAATACCGAGAAAAATACGCAGTTTAA
- a CDS encoding bifunctional riboflavin kinase/FAD synthetase, translated as MKIIRSLESIQNEFQNGSSLTLGNFDGIHVGHQTLLLRTVEKAKDLNLPSVVVTYFPNPSVVLGKKPNFKYLSSETEKEELIRGFGIDYLVVLDFTLELSKMSAEDFLEKIMIQTLNAKHIVIGYNHFFGAERRGDFTLLDSNKTKYGYAVELKEAVLKKESKISSSLIRGFLEKGEMEEAKILLGRNYHITGIVFEGAKRGRTIGFPTANIKVPEDKLLPSIGVYACFAKFDGRDHKGMVNIGHNPTFDGIGLHVEVNVFDFDGDLYGKYVELEIVSKIRDEKKFSGLDELKNQLTKDKEESSRILNFN; from the coding sequence TTGAAAATTATTCGCTCTTTAGAATCGATCCAAAACGAGTTTCAAAATGGCTCCTCTTTGACACTCGGCAACTTTGATGGAATCCACGTGGGCCACCAGACCCTACTCTTGCGAACTGTGGAAAAAGCAAAGGATTTAAATCTTCCCTCTGTCGTTGTGACTTACTTTCCCAATCCATCTGTGGTTCTAGGAAAAAAACCAAATTTCAAATACCTTTCATCGGAAACAGAAAAAGAAGAACTCATCCGTGGGTTTGGGATCGACTACTTGGTTGTTTTAGATTTTACTTTAGAACTTTCAAAAATGTCTGCAGAAGACTTTTTAGAAAAAATTATGATTCAAACTTTGAATGCTAAACATATTGTAATTGGTTATAATCATTTTTTTGGAGCAGAACGGCGCGGTGATTTTACATTACTCGATTCCAATAAAACTAAATATGGTTATGCGGTCGAATTAAAGGAAGCTGTTCTGAAAAAGGAAAGTAAAATTTCCTCTTCCCTCATCAGAGGATTTTTGGAAAAAGGGGAAATGGAAGAAGCAAAAATTCTTCTTGGAAGAAATTATCACATAACAGGCATTGTGTTTGAAGGTGCCAAACGAGGAAGAACCATTGGGTTCCCAACTGCCAATATCAAAGTTCCCGAAGATAAACTATTACCATCCATTGGTGTATATGCTTGTTTTGCAAAGTTTGATGGCCGTGACCACAAAGGTATGGTTAACATTGGCCATAATCCTACCTTTGACGGAATCGGATTACATGTGGAAGTCAATGTTTTTGATTTTGATGGTGATTTGTATGGAAAATATGTAGAATTAGAAATTGTTAGTAAAATCAGAGATGAGAAAAAATTTAGCGGTTTAGACGAACTAAAAAACCAACTAACAAAAGATAAAGAAGAGAGTAGCCGAATCCTAAATTTTAACTAA